In the genome of Quercus robur chromosome 3, dhQueRobu3.1, whole genome shotgun sequence, one region contains:
- the LOC126719672 gene encoding uncharacterized protein LOC126719672: protein MYFDGATNQNGSGIGVLLISPKGTHIPFSSKHNFPTTNNGTEYLQAALSLRVKELEVYGDLALIISQIQNRWKIKEERLMPYHECLQKWASKFSKIQYQYMPRMQNQIADASATMASMMDGPKEDEARPTVVEQKEKLAHCMSIEEDEEKNGEGEWYSDILQYLKDGTYPKSTDKNDQLTIRRLSTNYIICGGRLYKRSYDGLHLPYVIAKEAQQIIEEVHESNYGPYMNAHMLSQKIMR from the coding sequence ATGTATTTTGATGGAGCAACTAATCAAAATGGAAGTGGCATTGGAGTTCTCCTAATTTCTCCAAAAGGGACACACATCCCATTCTCTAGTAAGCATAACTTTCCTACCACTAATAATGGCACTGAATATTTACAAGCAGCCCTAAGTCTTAGAGTGAAAGAGTTGGAAGTATATGGTGATTTAGCCTTGATAATTTCTCAGATTCAGAATAGATGGAAGATCAAGGAAGAAAGGCTAATGCCTTACCATGAATGTCTCCAAAAGTGGGCCTCGAAATTTAGTAAGATCCAGTACCAATATATGCCAAGAATGCAGAATCAGATTGCAGATGCTTCAGCAACAATGGCATCCATGATGGATGGACCTAAGGAAGATGAAGCTAGACCAACAGTGgttgaacaaaaagaaaagcttgCTCATTGTATGTCAATAGAAGAAGACGAGGAAAAGAATGGAGAAGGTGAATGGTATTCAGACATCCTACAGTACCTTAAGGATGGGACATACCCAAAGTCTACAGACAAGAATGACCAATTGACCATTAGAAGGTTGTccactaattatattatttgtggTGGGAGGCTTTACAAAAGATCATATGATGGACTTCATCTCCCTTATGTAATTGCCAAAGAAGCACAGCAAATAATTGAAGAGGTTCATGAGTCAAATTATGGGCCATATATGAATGCACACATGTTGTCACAAAAAATAATGAGATAA